A single window of Triplophysa rosa linkage group LG2, Trosa_1v2, whole genome shotgun sequence DNA harbors:
- the tars1 gene encoding threonine--tRNA ligase 1, cytoplasmic, whose protein sequence is MADKTVTEQMKALQMDEKKNGKDGGKKKSKNAGGDAGGKTELSPPPQYIEERLSIYNKLKAEHDTVLSEKAAKDSKPIKITLPDGKVIDGESWKTTPYQVACGISQGLADNTVIAKVNNGVWDLDRALEEDCSLVFLKFDDEEAQAVYWHSSAHIMGEAMERVYSGCLCYGPPIENGFYYDMYLDNEGVSSNDFPCLENLCKKIIKEKQPFERLEVKKETLLEMFKYNKFKCRILNEKVTTPTTTVYRCGPLIDLCRGPHVRHTGKIKALKIHKNSSTYWEGKADMETLQRIYGISFPDSKMLKDWEKFQEEAKNRDHRKLGREQDLFFFHDLSPGSCFFLPKGAYIYNTLIEFIRSEYRKRGFQEVVTPNIYNSKLWQTSGHWQHYSENMFSFEVEKEIFALKPMNCPGHCLMFDHRPRSWRELPLRLADFGVLHRNELSGALTGLTRVRRFQQDDAHIFCSMDQIESEIKGCLDFLRTVYDVFGFTFKLNLSTRPEKFLGEPEVWDQAEKQLENSLNEFGEKWVLNPGDGAFYGPKIDIQIKDAIGRYHQCATIQLDFQLPIRFNLSFVSHDGDDKKRPVIIHRAILGSVERMIAILTENYGGKWPLWLSPRQVMVVPVGPTCDEYAQRVQQEFHSGGLMTDVDLDPGCTLNKKIRNAQLAQYNFILVVGEKEKTSETVNVRTRDNKVHGERSLTDCMQRLKELKATRSRNAEEDF, encoded by the exons TTGAGTCCTCCACCACAGTACATTGAGGAGCGTCTGTCCATTTATAACAAGCTCAAGGCTGAACATGACACTGTGCTGTCTGAGAAAGCAGCGAAGGACAGCAAGCCCATCAAGATCACGCTGCCTGATGGAAAAGTCATTGATGGGGAGTCCTGGAAGACCACCCCATACCAGGTTGCCTGTGGCATCAG CCAAGGCCTTGCTGATAACACTGTAATTGCCAAAGTGAACAATGGTGTGTGGGATCTGGACAGAGCCTTAGAGGAAGACTGCAGTCTGGTGTTTCTTAAATTTGATGATGAAGAAGCACAAGCA GTTTATTGGCACTCCAGTGCCCACATAATGGGAGAGGCAATGGAGAGAGTCTATAGTGGCTGCCTTTGTTACGGACCCCCCATCGAGAATGGCTTTTACTATGACATGTACCTTGACAATGA AGGAGTATCAAGTAATGATTTCCCCTGTCTGGAGAACTTGTGTAAGAAGATCATCAAAGAGAAACAGCCCTTTGAGAGGCTGGAGGTAAAGAAGGAGACGCTTCTGGAGATGTTCAAG TACAATAAGTTCAAGTGTAGAATCCTGAATGAGAAAGTTACCACCCCAACAACTACAGTTTATAG GTGTGGCCCTTTGATCGACCTGTGCCGAGGTCCTCATGTTAGACACACAGGAAAGATCAAGGCACTGAAAATCCACAAG AATTCCTCTACATACTGGGAAGGTAAAGCTGATATGGAGACCCTACAGAGGATCTATGGCATCTCCTTCCCTGATTCTAAGATGTTGAAAGACTGGGAGAAATTCCAGGAAGAAGCCAAAAACAGGGATCATCGCAAACTGGGACGG GAGCAagacttgtttttctttcatgaTCTGAGCCCAGGTAGCTGTTTCTTCCTCCCTAAAGGAGCCTACATCTATAACACGCTCATCGAGTTTATTAGG aGTGAATACAGGAAGAGGGGATTCCAGGAAGTGGTCACACCAAACATCTACAACAGCAAACTGTGGCAAACCTCAGGGCACTGGCAACACTACAGCGAGAACATGTTCTCATTTGAGGTGGAGAAGGAGATCTTTGCGCTTAAGCCCATGAACTGCCCTGGACACTG TCTGATGTTTGACCACCGGCCACGCTCTTGGAGGGAACTACCTCTGCGTCTGGCTGACTTTGGAGTTCTGCACCGCAACGAGCTGTCTGGTGCTCTGACCGGCCTGACCAGAGTCAGACGCTTCCAACAGGATGACGCTCACATCTTCTGTTCAATGGACCAG ATTGAGTCTGAGATAAAGGGTTGCCTGGACTTCCTGCGTACAGTGTATGATGTATTTGGCTTCACCTTCAAACTGAACCTCTCCACCAGGCCAGAGAAATTCCTTGGAGAGCCTGAAGTTTGGGACCAGGCTGAGAAG CAACTAGAGAACAGTCTGAATGAGTTTGGTGAGAAGTGGGTTCTGAATCCTGGTGATGGAGCTTTTTATGGACCAAAG ATTGATATTCAGATCAAGGATGCCATTGGCCGATATCACCAATGTGCCACCATTCAGCTAGACTTCCAGTTGCCCATTCGCTTCAATCTCTCATTCGTAAG CCATGATGGTGATGACAAAAAGAGACCTGTGATCATCCACCGAGCGATCCTGGGCTCAGTGGAAAGAATGATTGCCATCCTGACCGAAAACTATGGGGGAAAGTG GCCACTGTGGCTCTCTCCACGTCAGGTGATGGTTGTTCCTGTTGGACCCACCTGTGATGAGTATGCCCAAAGA GTACAGCAAGAGTTTCACAGTGGAGGGTTGATGACGGATGTGGATCTGGATCCAGGCTGCACCCTGAACAAGAAGATCAGGAATGCACAGTTAGCCCAGTACAACTTCATTTTAG TGGTGGGTGAAAAGGAAAAGACAAGTGAAACTGTAAATGTTAGGACTCGTGACAACAAGGTGCACGGGGAGAGGAGTTTGACCGACTGCATGCAACGGCTcaaagagctgaaggccacacGAAGCCGAAATGCAGAGGAGGATTTCTGA